One window of the Marmota flaviventris isolate mMarFla1 chromosome 2, mMarFla1.hap1, whole genome shotgun sequence genome contains the following:
- the LOC114079294 gene encoding large ribosomal subunit protein eL42 encodes MVNVPKTRRTFCKKCGKHQPHKVTQYKKGKDSLYAQGKRRYDRKQSGYGGQTKPIFRKKAKTTKKIVLRLECVEPNCRSKRMLAIKRCKHFELGGDKKRKGQVIQF; translated from the coding sequence ATGGTCAATGTACCTAAAACTCGAAGGACTTTCTGTAAAAAGTGTGGCAAGCACCAGCCTCACAAAGTGACCCAGTATAAGAAGGGCAAGGATTCCCTTTACGCCCAAGGAAAGAGGCGCTATGATCGGAAGCAGAGTGGCTATGGTGGGCAGACAAAGCCAATTTTCCGCAAGAAGGCTAAAACCACGAAGAAGATTGTGCTAAGACTTGAATGCGTTGAACCAAACTGCAGGTCCAAGAGGATGCTGGCCATCAAGAGATGCAAGCATTTTGAACTGGGAGGAGACAAGAAGAGAAAGGGCCAAGTGATCcagttttaa